A window of the Microbulbifer aggregans genome harbors these coding sequences:
- a CDS encoding acyl-CoA dehydrogenase family protein: MDFALTEEQQMIQEAARQFAESELKPVAAELDKTGNRELLLEKLKALAELGFMGINVDPEFGGTGAGTIAFSLAITELARGCASTATTTSVTNMVAEVIQAVGSEEQKARYLPKICSGEYAAGSFCLTEPSSGSDAAAMRTRAVKDGDEYVLNGSKLYISSAEFAGVFVVWAVTDPDAPKGKGISCFLVEAGTPGLVIGKAEEKMGQKASVTNEVSFDNCRIPASNLMGEENRGFRIAAGELAGGRIGIGSLGLGIGLEALDCARNFIQEREQFGQPLAKFQGLQWQLADKYTEMEAARLLLLQAAWQKDAGMAFGPAASMAKLFATEKANEACYTALQMHGGAGYTRDYPLERMARDVRITTIYEGTSEIQRLIIARHLLDGMR; the protein is encoded by the coding sequence ATGGACTTTGCACTGACTGAAGAACAACAGATGATCCAGGAGGCCGCGCGCCAGTTCGCCGAGAGCGAGCTCAAGCCTGTCGCCGCCGAACTGGACAAGACCGGCAACCGCGAACTGTTGCTGGAAAAGCTCAAGGCGCTGGCTGAACTCGGCTTTATGGGCATCAATGTCGATCCCGAATTCGGTGGCACCGGTGCCGGTACCATCGCTTTCAGTCTCGCCATCACCGAACTGGCCCGCGGCTGTGCCTCCACGGCCACCACTACTTCCGTTACCAACATGGTGGCGGAGGTGATTCAGGCGGTCGGCAGTGAGGAACAAAAAGCCAGGTATCTGCCAAAAATCTGTAGTGGCGAGTACGCCGCCGGTTCATTCTGCCTGACCGAGCCCAGCTCCGGTTCCGATGCCGCCGCCATGCGCACCCGCGCGGTCAAAGACGGCGACGAGTACGTCCTCAATGGCAGCAAACTGTATATCTCCAGCGCCGAGTTTGCCGGCGTATTCGTGGTCTGGGCTGTCACCGATCCCGACGCGCCAAAAGGGAAGGGCATTTCCTGTTTCCTGGTGGAGGCGGGTACGCCGGGTCTGGTGATCGGCAAGGCCGAAGAAAAGATGGGTCAGAAAGCGTCCGTCACCAATGAGGTTTCCTTCGACAACTGCCGTATCCCGGCCTCGAACCTGATGGGTGAGGAAAACCGCGGCTTTCGTATTGCCGCCGGCGAACTTGCCGGTGGGCGTATCGGTATTGGCTCTCTTGGTCTCGGCATTGGTCTCGAGGCACTGGATTGCGCGCGCAACTTTATTCAGGAGCGCGAACAGTTCGGTCAGCCGCTGGCCAAATTCCAGGGCCTGCAGTGGCAGCTGGCGGACAAGTACACAGAAATGGAAGCGGCCCGACTATTGCTGTTGCAGGCGGCGTGGCAGAAGGATGCCGGCATGGCGTTCGGCCCGGCCGCGTCCATGGCCAAGCTGTTTGCCACCGAGAAGGCCAATGAAGCCTGTTATACCGCGCTGCAGATGCATGGCGGTGCCGGTTATACCCGCGATTACCCGCTGGAACGCATGGCCCGCGACGTGCGCATTACCACCATTTATGAAGGCACCAGTGAGATTCAGCGCCTGATTATTGCCCGCCATTTGCTGGATGGGATGCGCTGA
- a CDS encoding DMT family transporter, protein MPNSDNRRAYILALAAVLCWSTVASAFKLSLQFVSPLQLVTIAAVVSALLMSAVVTHRHLWGELGQRWRADYRWYLALGFCNPFLYYLVLFNAYDLLPAQQAQPLNYTWGIVLALLSVPLLGQRLRGVDVVAGLICYSGVLVIVTRGNPFGLEFDSITGVALALFSTLIWAGYWLLNTRVKGSAAVNLLLSFLCGLPWLFGVVIWQGDWQWPPVQGWLGAVYVGLFEMGIAFLLWQGALRACDNTARISNLIYLSPPVSLLLIALLVGETIHPATGIGLALIMAGVAVQQGLIRRLFRNRITTAVQR, encoded by the coding sequence TTGCCGAACAGTGATAACCGCAGGGCCTACATACTCGCGCTGGCCGCAGTTCTCTGCTGGTCCACGGTGGCCAGTGCGTTCAAGCTTTCCCTGCAGTTTGTGTCGCCCCTGCAGCTGGTGACCATCGCCGCCGTCGTCTCTGCGCTGCTGATGAGTGCTGTGGTGACCCACCGGCACCTGTGGGGTGAACTTGGCCAGCGCTGGCGGGCGGACTATCGCTGGTACCTGGCCCTGGGGTTCTGCAATCCCTTCCTTTATTACCTGGTTTTATTTAACGCCTACGATCTGTTACCGGCGCAGCAGGCGCAGCCACTCAATTACACCTGGGGCATCGTACTGGCATTGCTCTCTGTACCACTACTGGGCCAGCGCCTGCGGGGTGTGGACGTGGTGGCCGGGTTGATCTGCTACAGCGGCGTGCTGGTGATTGTTACCCGCGGGAATCCGTTTGGACTGGAATTTGATTCGATCACTGGCGTCGCGCTGGCACTCTTCAGCACGCTGATCTGGGCCGGCTACTGGCTGCTCAATACCAGAGTGAAGGGCAGTGCAGCGGTGAATCTGCTGCTCAGCTTTCTCTGCGGTCTGCCCTGGCTGTTCGGCGTTGTTATCTGGCAGGGCGACTGGCAATGGCCGCCCGTGCAGGGCTGGCTCGGTGCTGTCTACGTGGGCCTGTTTGAGATGGGCATTGCCTTCCTGCTCTGGCAGGGTGCACTTCGCGCCTGCGATAACACAGCCCGGATCAGCAATCTGATTTATCTCTCACCGCCGGTCTCGCTGCTGCTGATCGCGCTGCTGGTCGGTGAGACGATTCATCCGGCGACGGGCATTGGCCTGGCGCTGATCATGGCCGGTGTGGCCGTGCAGCAGGGGCTGATCCGCCGTCTTTTCCGCAACCGAATCACGACTGCAGTACAACGATAA
- a CDS encoding Lrp/AsnC ligand binding domain-containing protein — MSRQLEDLDRIDRQILRILQREGRLPNVELARRVNLSPTPCLERVKRLEREGFIRDYVALLDPLKVHAGLVVYIQVTLTDTATSALEAFNDHVSSLEEVQECHMVAGGFDYLVKIRIKDMLGYRRFLGEKLASIPGVRETHTYVVIQEVKTDTAVAVPDPEPKAKSGKR; from the coding sequence ATGTCACGTCAGTTGGAAGATCTTGACCGCATCGACCGCCAGATCCTGCGCATCCTGCAGCGCGAGGGACGCCTGCCCAATGTGGAGCTGGCGCGGCGGGTAAATCTGAGTCCCACTCCCTGCCTTGAGCGCGTCAAGCGCCTGGAGCGGGAAGGCTTCATCCGCGACTATGTAGCGCTGCTCGATCCGCTGAAAGTACATGCCGGCCTGGTGGTCTATATCCAGGTGACCCTGACCGATACCGCTACCTCCGCACTGGAGGCCTTCAACGACCATGTCTCCAGCCTGGAGGAAGTGCAGGAGTGCCACATGGTTGCCGGTGGCTTCGACTACCTGGTGAAAATCCGCATCAAGGACATGCTGGGCTACCGGCGCTTCCTCGGCGAGAAGCTCGCCTCCATTCCGGGAGTGCGGGAAACCCACACTTACGTGGTCATCCAGGAAGTGAAGACGGATACAGCCGTGGCTGTTCCGGACCCGGAACCCAAGGCCAAGTCCGGCAAACGTTGA
- the putA gene encoding bifunctional proline dehydrogenase/L-glutamate gamma-semialdehyde dehydrogenase PutA, translating into MSKEFAGELHSARQLARQYLHADENQCVSELLAAPRPSETTRARILETSRDLVRESRKQRSKRGTLDAFLQQFGLSNKEGVALMCLAESLLRVPDADTADKLIAEKVHSGNWSSHRGQSDSLFVNASTWGLMLTGSIVELDPDITEKPSHWMKRLVSRMGEPMVRTSMMQAMKIMGGQYVLGRTIEEALKRGPAENEPGTRFSFDMLGEGARTMADAQRYFDAYMMAIEAIGKDNDKRDVVEANGISIKLSALHPRYSVLQRERVMQELLPKVKELCLAAAKYDMGLNIDAEEADRLDISLDIFEALARDPELRDWQGLGFVLQAYQKRAPHVADWLIALGRDTGRKVMVRLVKGAYWDTEIKHAQQMGLTDYPVYTRKCHTDLSYQVCAKKLLDARDAIYPQFATHNAYTVGLILEMAGDEGNYEFQRLHGMGHLLYAQLEKVHGKRVPVRVYAPVGAHKDLLPYLVRRLLENGANSSFVNRFMDEATPVEELVKDTIEQSENCKPFRHPQIPVPADILLGGEPLPRKNSHGIELTDPLDAEPLLEAVSNMRGKQFKGGPIIKGVMGETDEPVLNPATGDVVGYTANADKHQIDTAYQAASEAQVAWDRLGGEARGKILDRVADLYEEHMNDLTALVCLEAGRTLNDGISEVREAVDFCRYYGNGARLHFGEPRDLPGPTGESNQLYLTGRGVFVAISPWNFPLAIFTGQVVAALAAGNAVLAKPAEQTPLIAARAVELMHEAGVPKEVLHLITGTGAAVGAPLIEDPRLAGVAFTGSTETARLINKQLADKEGPITPLIAETGGQNVMIVDSTALPEQVVDDVIQSAFLSAGQRCSALRILCVQDVIADNLLNMLKGACEELSLGDPSKLSTDIGPVIDEKALGLLEKHRERMANEAKPLFAFDEGKKPSNGTFFGPQVVEIEDFSLLKREVFGPFLHVVRFKAGELEDTIRRINATGYGLTFGLHSRIEGRAHAVFKRVNVGNCYVNRDMVGAVVGVNPFGGQGLSGTGPKAGGPHYLFRFAEEKTKTINTVATGGNTQLFSLQQ; encoded by the coding sequence ATGTCGAAAGAATTCGCCGGAGAACTGCACAGCGCGCGCCAGCTGGCCCGCCAATATCTGCACGCCGACGAAAACCAGTGCGTCAGCGAGCTGCTGGCGGCACCGCGCCCCAGCGAGACGACCCGCGCGAGGATCCTCGAGACCTCCCGTGATCTGGTGCGGGAATCCCGCAAGCAACGCAGCAAGCGCGGCACCCTGGACGCGTTCCTGCAGCAGTTCGGCCTCTCCAATAAGGAGGGTGTTGCCCTGATGTGCCTGGCGGAATCCCTGCTGCGGGTACCCGACGCGGATACTGCCGACAAACTGATCGCAGAGAAAGTGCATTCCGGCAACTGGTCCAGCCACCGTGGCCAGTCTGACTCCCTGTTCGTGAACGCCTCCACCTGGGGCCTGATGCTCACCGGCAGCATCGTCGAGCTGGACCCGGACATTACCGAAAAGCCCTCCCACTGGATGAAGCGCCTGGTCAGCCGCATGGGCGAGCCGATGGTGCGCACCTCCATGATGCAGGCAATGAAGATCATGGGCGGCCAGTACGTTCTCGGCCGCACCATTGAGGAGGCTCTCAAGCGTGGTCCGGCGGAAAACGAGCCCGGCACCCGCTTCTCCTTCGATATGCTCGGTGAAGGCGCCCGCACCATGGCGGACGCCCAGCGCTACTTCGACGCCTACATGATGGCCATCGAGGCAATCGGCAAGGACAACGACAAGCGCGACGTGGTGGAGGCCAACGGCATCTCCATCAAGCTCTCTGCCCTGCACCCGCGCTACTCGGTCCTGCAACGTGAGCGTGTCATGCAGGAGCTGCTGCCGAAGGTGAAGGAACTTTGTCTGGCCGCTGCCAAGTACGACATGGGCCTCAACATCGATGCCGAGGAAGCCGATCGCCTGGATATCTCCCTGGATATCTTCGAGGCACTGGCCCGCGACCCGGAGCTGCGTGACTGGCAGGGGCTGGGTTTCGTGCTGCAGGCTTACCAGAAGCGCGCCCCGCACGTGGCCGACTGGCTGATCGCCCTGGGCCGCGACACTGGCCGCAAGGTCATGGTGCGCCTGGTAAAAGGCGCCTACTGGGATACCGAGATCAAGCACGCCCAGCAGATGGGCCTGACCGATTACCCGGTCTATACCCGCAAGTGCCACACCGACCTGTCCTACCAGGTCTGCGCCAAGAAACTGCTGGACGCCCGTGACGCTATCTACCCGCAGTTTGCCACCCACAATGCCTACACCGTGGGCCTGATTCTGGAAATGGCCGGCGACGAGGGCAACTACGAGTTCCAGCGCCTGCACGGTATGGGGCACCTGCTGTATGCCCAGCTGGAAAAGGTGCATGGCAAACGTGTACCGGTGCGGGTCTACGCCCCGGTGGGCGCGCATAAGGACCTGCTGCCCTACCTGGTACGACGCCTGCTCGAAAACGGCGCCAACAGCTCCTTCGTCAACCGTTTCATGGACGAGGCTACTCCGGTGGAAGAGCTGGTGAAGGACACCATCGAACAGAGCGAAAACTGCAAGCCGTTCCGCCATCCGCAAATTCCCGTACCGGCGGATATCCTGCTCGGCGGTGAGCCGCTGCCGCGCAAGAACTCCCACGGTATCGAGCTGACCGACCCGCTGGACGCGGAGCCCCTGCTCGAAGCCGTCAGCAACATGCGCGGCAAACAGTTCAAGGGCGGCCCGATCATCAAAGGCGTGATGGGCGAAACCGATGAACCGGTCCTCAACCCGGCCACCGGCGACGTGGTTGGCTACACCGCCAATGCCGACAAGCATCAGATCGACACTGCCTACCAGGCCGCGTCCGAGGCCCAGGTGGCCTGGGATCGTCTGGGCGGCGAGGCCCGGGGCAAGATTCTCGACCGCGTTGCCGACCTATACGAAGAGCACATGAACGACCTCACGGCACTCGTGTGCCTGGAGGCCGGCCGCACCCTGAATGACGGCATTTCCGAAGTTCGCGAGGCGGTGGATTTCTGCCGCTACTATGGCAACGGTGCGCGCCTGCACTTTGGCGAACCCCGCGACCTGCCCGGTCCGACCGGCGAGAGCAACCAGCTGTACCTGACCGGACGCGGTGTATTCGTAGCCATCAGCCCCTGGAACTTCCCGCTGGCCATCTTTACCGGCCAGGTGGTTGCCGCGCTCGCTGCCGGTAACGCCGTACTGGCGAAGCCCGCAGAGCAGACTCCGCTCATCGCAGCGCGGGCCGTCGAACTGATGCACGAGGCAGGTGTACCCAAGGAAGTACTGCACCTGATCACCGGTACCGGCGCCGCCGTCGGTGCACCGCTGATCGAGGACCCGCGCCTGGCCGGCGTGGCGTTTACCGGCTCTACCGAAACCGCGCGCCTGATCAACAAACAGCTGGCAGATAAGGAAGGCCCCATCACCCCGCTGATCGCCGAAACCGGCGGCCAGAACGTGATGATCGTCGACTCCACTGCCCTGCCCGAGCAGGTAGTGGACGATGTCATTCAGTCCGCCTTCCTGAGTGCCGGCCAGCGCTGCTCCGCGCTGCGTATCCTCTGTGTGCAGGACGTTATTGCCGACAACCTGCTCAACATGCTGAAAGGCGCCTGTGAGGAACTGAGCCTGGGTGATCCGTCCAAGCTGTCCACCGATATCGGTCCGGTGATCGACGAGAAGGCACTCGGCTTGCTGGAAAAACACCGCGAGCGCATGGCCAACGAAGCCAAGCCACTGTTCGCTTTCGACGAGGGGAAGAAGCCGTCCAATGGCACCTTCTTTGGTCCACAGGTAGTCGAGATCGAGGATTTCTCGCTACTGAAGCGCGAAGTGTTCGGTCCCTTCCTGCATGTGGTGCGCTTCAAGGCCGGCGAGCTGGAAGACACCATCCGCCGCATTAATGCGACCGGTTATGGTCTCACCTTCGGCCTGCATTCCCGGATCGAGGGCCGTGCGCACGCGGTATTCAAGCGCGTGAACGTGGGCAACTGCTATGTGAACCGCGATATGGTCGGTGCGGTCGTGGGCGTAAACCCGTTCGGTGGTCAGGGCCTGTCCGGCACCGGCCCGAAAGCCGGTGGTCCCCACTACCTGTTCCGCTTCGCCGAGGAGAAGACCAAGACCATCAACACGGTGGCTACTGGCGGCAATACGCAGCTGTTCTCCCTGCAGCAGTAA
- a CDS encoding DUF2878 domain-containing protein — protein MWRFVVNAVLFDIAWPLCVLVDSVAIIAAFTLANLLVHLLIVANKPREWLWVATIWICGAAMDTVVFSTGLLVNDSGSPFPPPWLLLLWVNFATALRYSMFFLQKSAWLAAALGAFFGPFSYWTGSWLNGTVEFSQPVILSVGVLVILWAFFLPFTTWLSRRRIFSEVPDA, from the coding sequence ATGTGGCGCTTCGTCGTCAATGCTGTCCTGTTTGATATTGCCTGGCCCCTCTGCGTTTTGGTCGACAGCGTGGCGATCATCGCCGCATTTACGCTGGCTAACCTGCTCGTCCACCTGCTGATCGTTGCCAATAAGCCCAGGGAGTGGCTCTGGGTGGCCACTATCTGGATCTGCGGGGCGGCAATGGATACGGTGGTGTTTTCTACCGGCCTTCTGGTCAACGACAGTGGTTCACCATTTCCGCCACCGTGGCTGTTGTTACTCTGGGTGAACTTTGCCACTGCCCTGCGCTACAGCATGTTTTTCCTGCAGAAGAGTGCCTGGTTGGCTGCTGCACTGGGCGCTTTTTTCGGACCTTTCAGTTACTGGACCGGCTCCTGGCTGAATGGCACTGTCGAATTCAGCCAGCCGGTGATCCTCTCCGTCGGTGTGCTCGTAATACTCTGGGCGTTCTTCTTGCCGTTTACGACCTGGCTGTCGCGCCGGCGGATATTCAGTGAGGTGCCCGATGCGTAA